DNA from Pajaroellobacter abortibovis:
ACCCACCGCCTGCATCGCGTACTGCAATCCTCGTTCCTGATGGTGGTACGCTGTCGCTCGCAGAAGCAATCGCTCTACACAAACTACTGCCAGGCACCTAAGAGGGTCAAGAAGGAGGGGTTCTAATGCCACTCCGTACAACATTCGACCTCATCGCTCGATCGGGGCAAAGGCGGTGTGCAAACATCACCGAAGCAAGGATTCAGTCGGGGTGACCAGAATTAGGCGGCTGTGGCCGCAAAAGCGATACGTCATCGTGGCTAGGTACGGAGGCCAACTCCACTGCTTGTGTCCACTTCTTCGGTGAGTCTGTACTTCTACTAACAAGGCGTATACACTGCTTGCCTTTGAGAAATGCGTAGGATGAGAACAAGGTCGGCTTGCAGCTGGATGGCAGCGGATTGGTTCAATTCGTGGGATTCCATCTGTATGTAGACATAGGGGAAGAGGGAGGAGAGACTTCTCCCTTCCAAAGCCACCCACTGTTGCTTGCTTTCGGGCAAGCACACAGGGCTTCCACAGTCGATTCATGCCTCTGGGATAAATATACTCAAGTGTACTCTAAGCCCTCATCCCACTCTGTCAAGAGTTCTTTTTTAAAATTAAACACACAACATGTTCAAAAAGTCGGCGGATGGACAATTTGAAAGAAGGGGTGGATATTGGATAGAGGGAGGCCTCCGATCGACGGGACCATCAAGCGGGGGAGACTGAATCTTTCCAAGCTTAGCAAGACGGATCCAAGGGGGCACAAGGGCTCGAATGGCATCAGGATCAGGTGAGCCTATCGTTAATACAAGAGAAAAGAGCGGAGCAATCCGGGTAGGAAATTGAGCGAGATGCTCTAAGGGCATGAGATGGATACAGCGTCCTGGAGGAGCAAGAAAAAGAGAAACTGTCGGGTCTTCCACAGTGCCAATCAAGTGTTCTTTCCCTTTCCAAACTTTCCCTAGAAAACGCAGAGTTATTTCATATTCAGTACACTCTTGCTCTTCCTGTACAGAAAGTTCCCCTCTCGGTACCTTTAAAGCATACTGAATAAGAGCGTTATGAAGTGCATCTGCAAAAGAGTGAAGCTGCTCAACACCCCCCTCTACGAAAGCGATACGAGGGCTTAAACAGCCACGTTGGTCAAATGCACAGATGTCTTGAGCAAGAGCATTAGCCATTTCCTCTCGACAAACCACATCAGCAAAAAAAGGAATGACAGCAATCCCTATTCCCGTTCCATATCCCCTGACATAAACGTGAGGAGGAGAACGACGTCGAATAGCGTTAACCGTCTCCGTATGGCCATACACGTGGACTTCCCCACTCTGGATTTTTTCAAATGGGATTTCTGAAGTGATGCGAAGATGAGGGTCTTGCATCATCTCCACGATCGCAGAAGCAAAAACGGGTTCCCATCGAGAAGGACGGATCATAACGTAAGGAGCAGCCGCATACGCAGAGGCAAGCGCGCGTAAGGGAGCAGTAAATACGGTAGAAGCGAGAACTACATAAATCTGAGATGCCTGCTGCACCGAACTGACCAATGCCTCGAGATGATAAACTTCTGGATAGAGCTCAAGATGACGATGAAAGGAAGTTTCAATCGATTCAGGAGAAAGACCTGTATATCGTACCAGATCGGGGATCCAACGATGACGGGAAGCAAAGACAGCTCGTCCCGCCTCCACCACCTTTATGACAGCTGCTATTTGATCCTGAAAGTTCCTCACCATTCAATTATATCAATCCACTCAGCACTACTTCATCGCTGAAGCAATTCATCCATCCCTATGGAACAACCGCGCGGGGGCGCTCCCGGAAACCGTCCAAGCAATTCAAATCCACCTCCCTTGACACGGCGAACCCGATCAGGGACAAGAATTGCAAAAGCGCTGTCGACATTTAACAAATCTTCGATGCGAGCGATTCCTATTTCCCCCTCTTCCACCGGTATCAATGTTTCAGGATGTACAGGAATTACATTTGTCCATGGAGGTTCTTCATAGATCCCCCAGGGTGCAATCTGATTGCGGAGGATAGACTCATAGAATTGACTGGAGAGCTCCGTCATTCCATATTCCATCCCAATGGCTTTTTCATCAATGCAAAAAGTCGAGGCCATACGACTGCGCAGTTCGCCCAGAGGAACTTCCCTAGATTTCCCTTTAAATCCCCCCGTATGGATAATACGGCTACCGGGAGGGAGAGGACAGCGTTTAGATCCCAAAGCATCCAGAGCATGCACAAATGCAAATGAAGTTCCAAGCACAAGACAGGCAAGATGCTCTTCATCTACACATTGAAGAATTCTCCGTTGAAGCGCTTCAAGACACAATGCATTGCCCCTAACGAAATAAATTTCTTCTGAAGGGACAGGTAAACTAAATGCCTGTACGAACAGACCAAACATGTATGCCAGCGAAGAATGAGGAGCCTCTTCTGGAGAAGGGCCAAGGACAAGTATAGGAAGACGTCCCCTCAAGGCGAGCGCGATGCGGGCCCAAGCCACAGAAGCCTGCTGATAGGTGGCAATTTCGCGAATCCAATGTGTACCACACGCCCCTAAAGTAGTTCCGCTTGTTTGAAACTGCTTCTCTTCTTCCCCTTGGGGAAAAGTAGCAACACGAACCCATTTAAAGACAGAAGAAGGAACAGCAGGTGCCTGTGAACTCCTGGAAATATGGTCGAGGTCGATATCAGAAGAACGGCATAAGCGAGCATACCCCGGAATAAATCTAGCCTGAAAACGGACCAGATCAATCGCTAGAGCATCAAAGGATTCTGGAACAGGCCGACCTTGACAAGATGCAGTGACAAACGCACGCACCCGAACGTGAAGGGATTGGCTTTCGTCAGACCAAGCCATGTATCATCTCTTTCTAAAAAGGGATAGCACGAAGAACCTCAACCAATGCGCAATGGAACCCAGTGAGAAGTGACCGTTCAATATTCAACGCAGGGGTTAAAATGAGAGAATCACTTTTCTCCCCTCCCGATAAGACCAGATATCCATTCCTGAGGAGACGTTGGATCACAGCCAATGCTCTTTTTTGTCCACCATGTACTTCGATTCCAATCATAAGCCCCCGCCCGCTTACGGACTTAATGCCGAGGTGGCGAATCTCCTTACTTAATTCTAGCCGCCATTCTTCTCCTAGCGAAAAGGAACGGGCAATTAAATCCTTCTCGACGAGCGCGTCTAACAGGGCAAGGGCACACGCACAGGTCAATGGCGATCCGAAATGGGTTGCAGTATGAATTGCTCCTCCACCATGACAACCCCATACTGACATGACCTCCTCACTCCCAATACAAGCAGAAATGGGGAGCCCCCCTCCCAAGCCTTTCCCTAAGCAGATAAGGTCAGGGACCACCCCCTCTTCAAGACTGAGCAACCATGCTCCCGATCGCCCCAAGCCTGTCCAGATTTCATCACAAATCAATAAAGCTCCAGCTTGATCGCAAATCTGACGCAAGGCCGAGAGAAATCCACTAGGAGGGACGAAACATCCCCCCCGACCTAAGATAGGCTCAACAATGATAGCCCCCCGCCTACTGGACTGAAGCTCGTAGGAAACAGCCGCTAAAGTCCCTTCCACCTCTCTCTCTTCTTTTGGAAAGGGGGCAAAAGCGACAGAGGCCAGTTGTTCTTTAAAGGGAGTTCGAAAAGCATCATGAAGTCCACATGCAGCGAGTGGACCATGGCTCAATCCGTGATATCCACCTCGAAACGCAATCAGTCCTGATTTACCAGTAGCCAGTACGGCTGTTTTCATAGCTGCTGTGATCGCATCAGCACCGGATAACCCCAGAAGCACTCTTCCCCCTTTACCAGGATACAGAGCAGCAAGACGCTCCAACAATCTCACTTTTTCTTCGGATCCGTAGATATCCCCCAACGCAAGGGAGAGGCGAGCGGACTGCGCGAGGAGGGCCTGCTGAATTTCAAGCGCGCCATGCCCCAAGAGAAGTGCACCAAATCCTGCTGCAAGATCCACATAACGGTTTCCGTCCACATCGATGACATTGGACCCAAAGGCCTGAGCATATACGAGAGGAGCATGCGAGACACCACTGATCTCCTCTCGCTCAAGTCGCCGATACTCAAAAGCACGACACTCCACAGCCCTCAACCGAGAGCCCCAATGCTGCGACTGAGGCCCCGGAATAAAAACAGGGAGGTATGGTTCTTCTTGACCTTTCAAAAACCCTCAAGCGAGCGCTTTAGACCTCAAAATCACCCTTCTTAAGAAAATCAGCGACAGCCCACAAGAACTGATTTGCAGCAACGCCATCGACAATGCGATGATCATAACTGAGAGCGAGATACATAACAGAGTGAATGGCCATCTGATCCTCGCCATCAGGCCCTTCCACCACAACAACCCGTTTCTGGATTTCTCCCATCCGCAGAATACCGACGTTGGGCTGGTTGATAATAGCACCCCCAAAAAGATTCCCCTTGAGCCCTGGATTGGTCACAGAAAACGTTGCGCCGCGGAGATCGTCCGCCGTGATCTTGCCTGTTCTGGCACGGTCGGCGAGTTCTCCTATGCTGCGTGCAATCCCCCGAATACCAAGTTCATCAGCGCGGCGAATCACAGGAACCACTAATCCCGCTGGGGATTCCATCGCAGTGCCAATATTAATATCCTTAAAAAGAACATACGAATCTTCAAGAACCCGCGCATTGAGAACGGGACTTTCACGAAGCGCACGCACAACAGCGGCAATCACGAAAGCGAGCATTGTTAAAGAAAGCCCTTCTTTCTTATAGCGATCTTTATTCAATTCCCGTATTTTTGAGGTCTTGTGCAAATCGACTTCCGCCACCGTCACGACGTGAGGGGAAACCACCTTGGAATAGACCATATGATCGGCCGTGATACGACGGCGACGTGTAAAGGGGACAACTTGATCCCCTTCCTGCGAGCAATAGGGGGGAACCTTGAAAGCGCCATGGCCTACACCTGGAACAGGCATCACAAATCCTCCCCCTTCCCGAATGAGATGAGAAAGCTGCTCCACCGAAGAAGTGGGAACCTCCCGGGGCAGAGGTGCAAAAGAAGCCAGAGAAGCTTGCGCTCCTATTTTTTCGGATGCACGGACAACATCATCTCGCGTAATTCGCCCTCGATCGCCCGAGCCCTGGACTTGTTCAAGGGGGATGCTGTGCTCGAGCGCTGCTTTACGCGCTGTAGGGGTAGCTAAAGAACTACCCGTCACGCTCACTGAAGAAAAGTGAGACTCGTTAGCAGAGGGGGCTTCTCGATGGAGAGCACCCTTCCCTCGCGCCTGAGGAGATACTTCCGATGCATCTTTCGCTGTTTTTGAGGAACCCGCACTCTCTGCACGGGAAGCACCTTCCTCAATCTGACAGAGGATGCCTTTCACGGCAACGACCATCTTTTCCGCCCGCAGAATCTTGAGAACACGCCCTTCCACTGGTGAAGGGACCTCAGTATCAGCTTTATCCGTTGCTACTTCAAGCAGTGGTTGGCCTTTTTCCACGAAGTCCCCTTCGTGAACAAGCCACTTGATGATCGTTCCTTCGCTTACACTCTCCCCAAGTTGGGGCATCGTTACATCAACAACCATAGTTTAAATCCTTAAAAAACTTATTAGGCAAAAGGGAAAGATTGCGTCAAGAGCTAGGTGCAGAAGACTTAGTCGATTTTCCGAAGGCTTGCAAGAAAGTATCCATCCGTTCCATGCACGCTTGGAAGAAGGCGCAGAAAAGGAGAAACGCCGGCAAGCATTTGCCCTATCCCTTCTTCAAAATGGACCAATTGAAGAGCAGGCATCCGTTGAAGAAGGCGTTCAATCACTTCTTCCCCCTCTTCCCGCAAAATACTGCACACCGCATAAACCATCCGTCCCCCCCTTGCGAGCTGAGCTGCGGCGTGTTCTGCGATTGCCAGCTGCAGGGCCGGGAGATCTCCAAGGCCTTCCTCTCCTCGCCTCAACATCAGATCAGGACGACGACGCAACGTACCGATTCCTGAACAAGGCGCATCGACCAAAATGCGCTGGTAGACCCGCAATATCCCCTCTTTCTGAGTCCAATCCCTCTGGAAGCAATCGCGCGGAGAGAGATGAAGTCGCTTCAATTCATCCACAAGCATCTTTAGCTTAGAAGGGGAGACATCCGATGCATCGACTGCACCTTGATGACCCGCAGCTCGGATTAGCAACGCTGTTTTCCCGCCACGTCCTGCACAGACATCCAATACCGTGTCCCCCGGTCGGACACCGAGAGTGAGAGGTACAATCTGCGAGCCTTCCTCCTGAATGCTCCATTTCCCTTGATCCCACCCGACAAGCCTCTGCACCCCTCCCCCTTTTTCTACCAAAAGCGCATAGGGAGAGAAACGCCCCAAAGCAAACGTTGTATGTGGCATCAATTGTTGAAACCGAACAAGCCATTGATCGCGCTCTTGCGCATTTTCAATGCGGAGACAAAGAGGGGGGATATTGGCTGCATCATAAAGAAAAGACCGCGCGGCTTCCTCGCCAATAGCAGTTATCAGTTTTTCCACCACCCAAGGAGCGGACGATTCTCGAAACGCCTCTTCTTTGGAAATGGTCCCCTCTTGAGCAGCATCTCTCGCGAGCTTTCGCAGAATCGCATTGATAAACGAAGCAACTGCCTTTCCACGGAGATCGGTCACCGCCTGTACAGCAGTATTCACAGCTGCAAAGGGAGGGATGCGAGAAAAAAAAAGCTGATAAACACCGATGAGCAAGTGAGCGCGGCTGAGAGGGTCAAGAGAGCCGACACCACGAGGAGCATACACCTGAGCGCGTGCTTCGAGCCATGGTCTCACTCTCAAAGCACCATAGGCAAGCTCTGTGATCAGGCGGCGGTCCGGCACAGTTTCCCCTGCCTTAGAGCGCAAAGCTTCTTCTAAAAGAGGAGCAGCAAATGCCTTTTTCTGTTCTACTTTTGCTAGGACCTGCGCAGCCGCACACCGGCTTTCCAACCCTGTTTTTTTTCGCTTCAAGGCATGTGTTCGACAGAAGAAAGAAGATTGACAAACAGAGCGCGCCCATCCACCCCTCCAAGAAGAGGTTCACTGATCCGTTCTGGATGAGGCATAAGACCCAACACATTTTTGTTCGTTCCACCATAGACCCCCGCAATCGCATCAAGAGATCCATTCGGATTAGCAGCCTCTTCGATCGCTCCTTCAGAGGTACAGTAGCGGAGAGCAATCCGCCCTTCCTTTTTAAGCTGCTCGTACACATCCTCACTGGCTTGATAACGCCCCTCCGCATGAGCGATAGGGAGCCTCCAGACAACACCTACATCAGAAGTAAAAGGGCCAGCAGCAGTCACTTTGACAAAGCAATCCCGACATTGGAAGTGAAGCCCCACATTCCGCGTGAGAGCACCTGGCAACAGACCGATTTCTGTCAGAATCTGAAAGCCGTTACAGACCCCTAAAATATATCTTCCTTCCTCCGCATGACGCAGAATGGCAGGAATGATCGGGCTCGCTTTCGCCATCGCTCCGCATCGCAAGTAGTCGCCATAGCTAAATCCACCAGGGATGACCACCAAGTCTGTCCCTGGAGGGAGAGATATTTCTGTATGCCCAACGATCGTTGGAGATTTCTCGTACACCTGGTGCAAAGTACGCACCATTTCCCGATCCGCATTGGAGCCTAAAAAAAGTACCACACACGCTTGCATGCTTTTTTCTTACCATGAAAGACCATTTCAAGTAACAGAAGAAAACAAGATGAATCCTTCTCTCCCTTGCGGGGCAACTCCTCTACCTGGGGATCACCCTATTACACCGACGCTTCTCCGACATTATAAACTTTCCGAGCAGGAATACAGCCGCATCCAGGAGCTCCTAGGACGCGATCCCACCTATACGGAGCTTGGCGTCTTCAGCGCGATGTGGAGTGAACACTGTGCTTACAAATCCTCGCGTGTCCATCTTCGCAAGCTGCCCACTCAAGGGGCGCGAGTCCTCCAAGGACCGGGAGAAAATGCAGGTATTGTTGACATCGGAGATGGTTTCGCAGTTGTCTTCAAAATAGAGTCTCACAACCATCCTAGTTTCATTGAGCCTTACCAGGGGGCGGCAACAGGAGTAGGAGGAATCCTCCGCGATATATGGACCATGGGTGCAAGACCGTTTGCGCTACTCAATTCGCTTCGCTTCGGCTCTCTCGAACACCCTCAAACGCGACATTTTTTAACAGAAGTTGTCTCTGGCATCGGAGGATACGGTAATTGCATCGGAATCCCCACAGTAGGGGGAGAGGTGCAGTTCGACGCTCAGTACGAGAAGAATATTCTGGTTAATGCGTTTGCGTGTGGGATTATTCGATCGGACCGAATTTTTTATGGACGCGCCAACGGTGTGGGCAATCCCATTCTACATGTGGGCGCAAAGACGGGAAGAGACGGGATCCACGGTGCCATCATGGCATCCGACCGATTTTCAAAGGACAGTCAGAATCATCGAACGACCGTTCAGGTAGGAGATCCATTTCTGGGGAAGTTGCTCCTGGAAGCCTGCCTTGAGTTATTTGAAGCAGAACTTCTCGAAGGGATTCAAGACATGGGTGCTGCCGGACTAATCTCTTCCAGTGTAGAAATGGCGGAAAGGGCAGGGACAGGGATTGAGCTCGATCTGGATCAGATTCCACGGCGCGCAGCCCAAATGGCACCGTACGAACTTCTCCTCAGCGAATCGCAGGAGCGAATGCTTCTTGTCACCAAGCCAGGTTGTGTTGAACAGGTCATTGCCATCTGTCACCGATGGGGATTGGATGCTGCAGTCATCGGCCAAGTGACAGATACAAAGCGATGGGTTGTCAAAGCGACCCCTGGCTTTGACCCACTTTCTGATTCCAAATCATCCATCCCCCCGTCCATTGTATGCGATTTACCGATCGATGTCCTCACCACCAAGGCCCCCGTCTACCATCGGCCTTACGTCCCTTCAGTTCCTCCGATATCCATCGATCATCAGATGCTCTCCATCCCCACTGACTGGGAGAAGGAGTTTTTGGATATGTGTGGATCTCCGAATGGATGCTCCCGCCAGTGGATCTGGCAACAATACGATCATATCGTAGGGGGTGGTACTATCCTCAGGCCTGGCTCGAGCGCAGCTGTCATGCGTGTCATCTGCTGCACTCAAAACGGAGAAAAAATTGATAAATGGATCGCTTTTTCAGTGGATGGTAATGGACGTCACTGCGCCCTCTCCCCTAGGCAAGGAGCACGGATGGCTGTAGCAGAAGCCTGCAGAAATCTTGTCTGTTCCGGAGCAGAACCGATAGGGATCACGAACGGTCTCAATTTTGGCAATCCGGAACAACCAGAGGTCATGGGACAGTTTGTAGAAACTATCGAAGGGATGAGGGAAGCATGTGAAGTCCTCTCCATACCGATTGTCAGTGGCAACGTGAGCTTCTACAACGACACCGATGGATGTCCCATTCCCCCCACTCCAATTATCGGAGCGGTGGGGCAGCTTCGCTCCTCAGAAGACTGTGTAAACACTTGGTTTAAAGAACCAGGAGATGTAATTGTCTTGCTCGGAACACCCCCTCAAGAATACCGAGGGAAAGGTCCAAGAGGGTTAGACGGAAGCGAATACCTCGCACGAAAAGGAGAGCGAAGTCTGAACATTCCCCCCACCATCGACCTGGCACTAGAAGCACGCCTTCAGCGATTGATCCTAGAACTTGCTCGAGCAGGTCTACTCCACAGTGCACAGGATCTCTCTGAAGGAGGTCTCGCCCTAGCGCTTGCGGAATGCTGCACCAGCGCACCTGTCTACCAGCAAGACTACGGAGCCCGGATCGACCTAGATGCTCCGGCCACCCCCATCGAACTCATTTCCCTGCTTTTCGGCGAGGAACCGAGCCGAATCCTTGTCAGTATTCCCCCCAATCATTTGAAGCGAGTACTCACTTCCGCTCACGCAGCAGGCATCCCCACAACTGAGCTAGGGGTCGTGGGAGGCTCATCACTATCGATTGTCCTCGTCGAGCCCCACAGCCACTCTCTCCCCCTCATCCATCTTCCTCTCTCCTCCATCCGTCATACAAGGGAAGCCTCCCTCCCTCCTCCACCATGACCTCACAGGCATCGACTAGGAAACATTTTACATCCACGTCCAACTGCTTATTTAATTCTGCTATCCTTTGATAAGCAGAAAGTTCTCATTCATCGTCTTAGACAGTCT
Protein-coding regions in this window:
- a CDS encoding aminotransferase class III-fold pyridoxal phosphate-dependent enzyme, with product MKGQEEPYLPVFIPGPQSQHWGSRLRAVECRAFEYRRLEREEISGVSHAPLVYAQAFGSNVIDVDGNRYVDLAAGFGALLLGHGALEIQQALLAQSARLSLALGDIYGSEEKVRLLERLAALYPGKGGRVLLGLSGADAITAAMKTAVLATGKSGLIAFRGGYHGLSHGPLAACGLHDAFRTPFKEQLASVAFAPFPKEEREVEGTLAAVSYELQSSRRGAIIVEPILGRGGCFVPPSGFLSALRQICDQAGALLICDEIWTGLGRSGAWLLSLEEGVVPDLICLGKGLGGGLPISACIGSEEVMSVWGCHGGGAIHTATHFGSPLTCACALALLDALVEKDLIARSFSLGEEWRLELSKEIRHLGIKSVSGRGLMIGIEVHGGQKRALAVIQRLLRNGYLVLSGGEKSDSLILTPALNIERSLLTGFHCALVEVLRAIPF
- a CDS encoding RsmB/NOP family class I SAM-dependent RNA methyltransferase, which gives rise to MKRKKTGLESRCAAAQVLAKVEQKKAFAAPLLEEALRSKAGETVPDRRLITELAYGALRVRPWLEARAQVYAPRGVGSLDPLSRAHLLIGVYQLFFSRIPPFAAVNTAVQAVTDLRGKAVASFINAILRKLARDAAQEGTISKEEAFRESSAPWVVEKLITAIGEEAARSFLYDAANIPPLCLRIENAQERDQWLVRFQQLMPHTTFALGRFSPYALLVEKGGGVQRLVGWDQGKWSIQEEGSQIVPLTLGVRPGDTVLDVCAGRGGKTALLIRAAGHQGAVDASDVSPSKLKMLVDELKRLHLSPRDCFQRDWTQKEGILRVYQRILVDAPCSGIGTLRRRPDLMLRRGEEGLGDLPALQLAIAEHAAAQLARGGRMVYAVCSILREEGEEVIERLLQRMPALQLVHFEEGIGQMLAGVSPFLRLLPSVHGTDGYFLASLRKID
- the purL gene encoding phosphoribosylformylglycinamidine synthase subunit PurL, whose amino-acid sequence is MNPSLPCGATPLPGDHPITPTLLRHYKLSEQEYSRIQELLGRDPTYTELGVFSAMWSEHCAYKSSRVHLRKLPTQGARVLQGPGENAGIVDIGDGFAVVFKIESHNHPSFIEPYQGAATGVGGILRDIWTMGARPFALLNSLRFGSLEHPQTRHFLTEVVSGIGGYGNCIGIPTVGGEVQFDAQYEKNILVNAFACGIIRSDRIFYGRANGVGNPILHVGAKTGRDGIHGAIMASDRFSKDSQNHRTTVQVGDPFLGKLLLEACLELFEAELLEGIQDMGAAGLISSSVEMAERAGTGIELDLDQIPRRAAQMAPYELLLSESQERMLLVTKPGCVEQVIAICHRWGLDAAVIGQVTDTKRWVVKATPGFDPLSDSKSSIPPSIVCDLPIDVLTTKAPVYHRPYVPSVPPISIDHQMLSIPTDWEKEFLDMCGSPNGCSRQWIWQQYDHIVGGGTILRPGSSAAVMRVICCTQNGEKIDKWIAFSVDGNGRHCALSPRQGARMAVAEACRNLVCSGAEPIGITNGLNFGNPEQPEVMGQFVETIEGMREACEVLSIPIVSGNVSFYNDTDGCPIPPTPIIGAVGQLRSSEDCVNTWFKEPGDVIVLLGTPPQEYRGKGPRGLDGSEYLARKGERSLNIPPTIDLALEARLQRLILELARAGLLHSAQDLSEGGLALALAECCTSAPVYQQDYGARIDLDAPATPIELISLLFGEEPSRILVSIPPNHLKRVLTSAHAAGIPTTELGVVGGSSLSIVLVEPHSHSLPLIHLPLSSIRHTREASLPPPP
- a CDS encoding acyl-CoA reductase, which encodes MVRNFQDQIAAVIKVVEAGRAVFASRHRWIPDLVRYTGLSPESIETSFHRHLELYPEVYHLEALVSSVQQASQIYVVLASTVFTAPLRALASAYAAAPYVMIRPSRWEPVFASAIVEMMQDPHLRITSEIPFEKIQSGEVHVYGHTETVNAIRRRSPPHVYVRGYGTGIGIAVIPFFADVVCREEMANALAQDICAFDQRGCLSPRIAFVEGGVEQLHSFADALHNALIQYALKVPRGELSVQEEQECTEYEITLRFLGKVWKGKEHLIGTVEDPTVSLFLAPPGRCIHLMPLEHLAQFPTRIAPLFSLVLTIGSPDPDAIRALVPPWIRLAKLGKIQSPPLDGPVDRRPPSIQYPPLLSNCPSADFLNMLCV
- the purQ gene encoding phosphoribosylformylglycinamidine synthase subunit PurQ is translated as MQACVVLFLGSNADREMVRTLHQVYEKSPTIVGHTEISLPPGTDLVVIPGGFSYGDYLRCGAMAKASPIIPAILRHAEEGRYILGVCNGFQILTEIGLLPGALTRNVGLHFQCRDCFVKVTAAGPFTSDVGVVWRLPIAHAEGRYQASEDVYEQLKKEGRIALRYCTSEGAIEEAANPNGSLDAIAGVYGGTNKNVLGLMPHPERISEPLLGGVDGRALFVNLLSSVEHMP
- a CDS encoding dihydrolipoamide acetyltransferase family protein; its protein translation is MVVDVTMPQLGESVSEGTIIKWLVHEGDFVEKGQPLLEVATDKADTEVPSPVEGRVLKILRAEKMVVAVKGILCQIEEGASRAESAGSSKTAKDASEVSPQARGKGALHREAPSANESHFSSVSVTGSSLATPTARKAALEHSIPLEQVQGSGDRGRITRDDVVRASEKIGAQASLASFAPLPREVPTSSVEQLSHLIREGGGFVMPVPGVGHGAFKVPPYCSQEGDQVVPFTRRRRITADHMVYSKVVSPHVVTVAEVDLHKTSKIRELNKDRYKKEGLSLTMLAFVIAAVVRALRESPVLNARVLEDSYVLFKDINIGTAMESPAGLVVPVIRRADELGIRGIARSIGELADRARTGKITADDLRGATFSVTNPGLKGNLFGGAIINQPNVGILRMGEIQKRVVVVEGPDGEDQMAIHSVMYLALSYDHRIVDGVAANQFLWAVADFLKKGDFEV